One region of Xylanimonas ulmi genomic DNA includes:
- a CDS encoding Na+/H+ antiporter subunit E encodes MPHLTPTRRNRLRRVAAQWPSVLLLGVLWMALWGSITWGTFLAGLLAGLVVVALLPLPPVGVRAALRPWRAVILGARFAADLVVASFQVAWTALRPGTSPRGGVVAVPLRPAPDVFFAMTAELSSLVPGSLVVEADTRTATLYLHVLDLDAAGGPDAVREQTLHLEERVLRAFASRADLARAGLAAPPVPAGSGETVSGQAPSPDAPRPEERP; translated from the coding sequence ATGCCGCACCTGACACCGACCCGCCGCAACCGGCTGCGCCGCGTGGCCGCCCAGTGGCCGTCGGTCCTGCTGCTGGGGGTGCTGTGGATGGCGCTGTGGGGGTCGATCACCTGGGGGACGTTCCTCGCGGGCCTGCTGGCGGGCCTGGTCGTCGTGGCGCTGCTGCCGCTGCCACCCGTGGGCGTGCGCGCCGCACTGCGCCCGTGGCGCGCGGTCATCCTGGGGGCGCGGTTCGCCGCGGACCTCGTGGTGGCCTCGTTCCAGGTGGCGTGGACGGCGCTGCGGCCCGGAACCTCCCCACGCGGGGGCGTCGTGGCGGTGCCGCTGCGCCCGGCGCCGGACGTGTTCTTCGCGATGACGGCCGAGCTGTCGTCGCTGGTGCCCGGATCGCTCGTGGTCGAGGCCGACACGCGGACGGCGACGCTGTACCTGCACGTGCTCGACCTGGACGCGGCGGGTGGCCCCGACGCGGTCCGCGAGCAGACCCTGCACCTTGAGGAGCGCGTCCTGCGCGCCTTCGCCTCGCGGGCCGACCTGGCCCGCGCCGGCCTCGCGGCGCCCCCTGTCCCCGCCGGTTCGGGCGAGACCGTGTCCGGGCAGGCGCCGAGCCCCGACGCCCCCCGTCCCGAGGAGCGGCCATGA
- a CDS encoding Na+/H+ antiporter subunit D, producing MTWSAASLLPLPALVPLLAAGLTLALHRYARVQRVISVVALSVVVVTAAVLVVAADSGPVVAVIGDWAVPVGINLVADRLAALMLLVSGVVLLCVLLYSMAQGVADGSDDVDMVGEGVPGEPRAADGGSGDPDEADRRDLLPVAIYHPTFLVLAAGVGGAFLAGDLFNLYVGFEVLLAASYVLLTLGGTGDRIRVGSVYVVVALLSSIVFLTAVGLVYAATGTVNLAQVAERLPDVDPAVRLGIQLLLLLGFGIKAAIFPLSAWLPDSYPTAPAPVTAVFAGLLTKVGVYAIIRTQTLLFPASGAGSVRVDQVLMVLALLTMLVGILGAVAQDDIKRLLSFTLVSHIGFMIFGVSIAGTAGTAAAIFYVVHHITVQTTLFLVVGLVERRGGTTSLDRLGGLARVAPGLAVLFFIPAMNLAGIPPLSGFLGKVGLLEAGVRSGTPLAWTLVVGSVVTSLLTLYALVKAWNKAFWQTAPEDLEPTVREETRLPRGMVAPTAALVAFGLALTVFAGPVYGYAQRAASTLVGTRGYIEAVFPGGGERGVGESADLGSEAKTAEVGG from the coding sequence GTGACATGGTCCGCGGCCTCGCTGCTGCCGCTGCCGGCGCTCGTCCCGCTGCTCGCGGCCGGGCTCACGCTCGCGCTGCACCGTTACGCGCGCGTCCAGCGCGTCATCTCGGTCGTCGCACTCAGCGTCGTCGTCGTCACGGCGGCCGTGCTCGTCGTGGCGGCCGACTCCGGCCCCGTCGTCGCCGTCATCGGCGACTGGGCCGTGCCCGTGGGCATCAACCTGGTCGCCGACCGGCTCGCCGCGCTCATGCTGCTGGTCAGCGGCGTCGTCCTGCTGTGCGTGCTGCTGTACTCGATGGCCCAGGGCGTCGCCGACGGCAGCGACGACGTCGACATGGTGGGTGAGGGCGTGCCCGGCGAGCCGCGCGCCGCCGACGGCGGCAGCGGCGACCCCGACGAAGCCGACCGCCGCGACCTGCTGCCCGTCGCGATCTACCACCCGACGTTCCTGGTGCTCGCCGCGGGCGTGGGCGGCGCGTTCCTCGCGGGCGACCTGTTCAACCTCTACGTCGGGTTCGAGGTGCTGCTCGCGGCCTCCTACGTGCTGCTCACGCTCGGCGGCACGGGGGACCGGATCCGGGTCGGCAGCGTGTACGTCGTCGTCGCGCTGCTCAGCTCGATCGTGTTCCTCACCGCGGTCGGGCTGGTCTACGCGGCCACGGGCACGGTCAACCTCGCGCAGGTCGCCGAGCGGCTGCCCGACGTCGACCCGGCCGTGCGCCTGGGCATCCAACTCCTGCTGCTGCTCGGGTTCGGCATCAAGGCCGCGATCTTCCCGCTGTCGGCGTGGCTGCCGGACTCCTACCCGACGGCGCCCGCGCCCGTCACGGCGGTGTTCGCGGGCTTGCTGACCAAGGTGGGCGTCTACGCGATCATCCGCACCCAGACGCTGCTGTTCCCGGCGTCGGGCGCGGGCTCCGTGCGCGTGGACCAGGTGCTCATGGTGCTCGCGCTGCTGACGATGCTCGTGGGCATCCTCGGCGCCGTCGCGCAGGACGACATCAAACGTCTGCTGTCATTCACCCTGGTCAGCCACATCGGGTTCATGATCTTCGGCGTCTCGATCGCCGGGACGGCCGGGACGGCCGCGGCGATCTTCTACGTCGTGCACCACATCACCGTGCAGACCACGCTGTTCCTCGTGGTGGGCCTGGTCGAGCGGCGCGGAGGCACGACGTCGCTCGACCGGCTCGGCGGTCTCGCGCGCGTCGCGCCGGGGCTGGCGGTCCTGTTCTTCATCCCCGCGATGAACCTCGCGGGCATCCCGCCCCTGTCCGGGTTCCTGGGCAAGGTGGGCCTGTTGGAGGCGGGTGTGCGCAGCGGCACGCCGCTGGCGTGGACGCTCGTGGTCGGGTCGGTCGTGACCTCGCTGCTGACGCTGTACGCGCTGGTCAAGGCGTGGAACAAGGCGTTCTGGCAGACGGCGCCCGAGGACCTGGAGCCGACCGTGCGCGAGGAGACGCGACTGCCGCGTGGCATGGTGGCGCCCACGGCGGCGCTGGTGGCGTTCGGCCTCGCGCTCACGGTGTTCGCGGGGCCCGTGTACGGGTACGCGCAGCGGGCCGCCAGCACTCTGGTCGGCACGCGGGGCTACATCGAGGCCGTGTTCCCCGGAGGCGGCGAGCGGGGCGTCGGCGAGTCGGCCGACCTCGGCTCCGAGGCCAAGACCGCGGAGGTGGGGGGCTGA
- the mnhG gene encoding monovalent cation/H(+) antiporter subunit G — protein sequence MTHVEPGFWTALADIAAAVCLLLGAFLTFSAGVGVLRFANLLARMHAVTKPQVLGLILLLTAVALRLRSATALTLLALVVVFQLLTSPVAAHMVGRAGFRTGKVRSQDLEVDDLSRPLGRYREPSRASNDSLTDKP from the coding sequence ATGACCCACGTCGAACCGGGGTTCTGGACCGCGTTGGCCGACATCGCCGCGGCGGTCTGCCTGCTGTTGGGCGCGTTCCTGACGTTCTCCGCAGGTGTCGGCGTGCTGCGGTTCGCCAACCTGCTCGCGCGAATGCATGCGGTGACCAAGCCGCAGGTGCTCGGCCTGATCCTCTTGCTGACGGCGGTCGCGTTGCGGCTGCGCAGCGCCACCGCGCTGACGCTGCTGGCGTTGGTCGTGGTGTTCCAACTGCTGACGAGCCCGGTCGCGGCGCACATGGTCGGACGTGCGGGCTTCCGCACGGGCAAGGTGCGCTCCCAGGACCTGGAGGTCGACGACCTGTCGCGCCCCCTCGGGCGCTACCGCGAGCCCTCGCGCGCGAGCAATGACTCCTTGACCGACAAGCCGTAG
- a CDS encoding monovalent cation/H+ antiporter complex subunit F produces MIVVVIVATAMIAAAAALALVRVERGPSMLDRTVAFDLLTTTIVGAVAVEAAWSRRTESIPILVVLSLVGFVGSVTIARFAAVEPEGEGRIRTAEEVAAEDAARQAALDALDAPRRRAGGARPTGADDAASVPPSSDGPQPDTSRDDPSRAPRGDESR; encoded by the coding sequence ATGATCGTCGTCGTGATCGTGGCGACCGCGATGATCGCCGCCGCCGCCGCCCTCGCGCTCGTCCGGGTTGAGCGCGGCCCGTCGATGCTCGACCGCACGGTCGCCTTCGACCTGCTGACGACGACGATCGTCGGCGCCGTCGCGGTCGAGGCCGCGTGGTCGCGGCGCACCGAGTCGATCCCGATCCTCGTGGTGCTCTCGCTCGTCGGGTTCGTGGGCTCGGTGACGATCGCGCGGTTCGCCGCCGTCGAGCCCGAGGGCGAGGGCCGCATCCGCACGGCCGAGGAGGTCGCCGCCGAGGACGCCGCCCGTCAGGCCGCCCTCGACGCGCTCGACGCGCCGCGCCGCCGCGCGGGCGGCGCACGCCCCACGGGCGCCGACGACGCCGCGTCCGTCCCACCATCCTCCGACGGCCCGCAGCCCGACACATCGCGGGACGATCCGTCGCGCGCGCCGAGAGGGGACGAGTCGCGATGA
- a CDS encoding AlkA N-terminal domain-containing protein has protein sequence MATVSTDPFAERYRAIAARDARFDGQFFTAVRTTRVYCRPSCPARTPKPENVTFYLTPAAAHEAGYRACKRCLPEAAPGSPAWNLRRDLAGRAMRLVADGVVDREGVGGLARRLGYSPRQVQRLLVAELGAGPLALARAQRAQTARALLVGADLPLADVAFAAGFGSIRQFNETIHEVFATTPGALRASAARVHRARTHGTAAGAHPRVTAAGWTHEPARTSAPAASTTPEPGPPSEPVAPVATDPASLDPVRLTLRLPVRAPFDAPGIFSFLAVRAVAGVECASSDDDGALRYARTLALPHGPAAVEVTATPDGSGVGWSLRLRVELTSLADVATAVTRVRRLFDLDADPVAVDTALAADAALAPLVAATPGIRVPGAVDPHELVVRAIVGQQISVAAARTHLGRLAARLGTPYRSGFDGLTTLFPTPAAIAADVPVPVPGSDQAADPARPLRLPARGVAAVVGAATALADGSLTVDVGADADELRSALVALPGVGPWTAAYVAMRVLGDPDAWLEGDVALLAGASALGLAPPPDLPAGRRHRDLAARAAAWAPWRSYAAMRLWQAAAP, from the coding sequence ATGGCCACCGTCAGCACCGACCCCTTCGCCGAGCGCTACCGCGCGATCGCCGCGCGCGACGCCCGGTTCGACGGCCAGTTCTTCACGGCGGTCCGCACGACGCGCGTCTACTGCCGCCCGTCGTGCCCGGCGCGCACCCCCAAGCCCGAGAACGTCACGTTCTACCTCACCCCGGCCGCCGCGCACGAGGCCGGGTACCGCGCGTGCAAACGCTGCCTGCCCGAGGCCGCGCCCGGCTCACCCGCCTGGAACCTGCGGCGCGACCTGGCCGGACGCGCGATGCGCCTGGTGGCCGACGGCGTCGTCGACCGCGAGGGGGTCGGCGGGCTCGCCCGGCGGCTCGGCTACAGCCCGCGGCAGGTGCAGCGCCTGCTCGTGGCGGAACTGGGCGCGGGCCCGCTCGCCCTCGCCCGCGCCCAGCGGGCGCAGACGGCGCGGGCGCTGCTCGTCGGCGCCGACCTTCCGCTCGCGGACGTCGCCTTCGCGGCCGGATTCGGGTCGATCCGCCAGTTCAACGAGACGATCCACGAGGTCTTCGCCACCACCCCCGGAGCGCTGCGCGCGTCGGCCGCGCGCGTCCATCGGGCGCGGACACACGGGACCGCCGCTGGCGCACACCCCCGGGTGACCGCCGCCGGGTGGACGCACGAGCCTGCTCGCACGTCCGCGCCCGCCGCGTCCACGACACCCGAGCCTGGTCCTCCGTCTGAGCCCGTCGCGCCCGTCGCGACCGACCCAGCCTCGCTCGATCCGGTGCGGCTCACGCTCCGGCTGCCCGTGCGCGCGCCGTTCGACGCCCCGGGGATCTTCTCCTTCCTGGCCGTCCGCGCGGTCGCGGGCGTGGAGTGCGCCTCGTCCGACGACGACGGCGCGCTGCGCTATGCGCGCACGCTCGCGCTCCCCCACGGGCCCGCCGCGGTCGAGGTCACGGCTACGCCGGACGGGTCCGGCGTGGGCTGGAGCCTGCGGCTGCGCGTCGAGCTCACCTCGCTCGCCGACGTCGCCACCGCCGTCACGCGAGTTCGACGGCTGTTCGACCTCGACGCCGACCCGGTCGCCGTCGACACGGCGCTCGCCGCCGACGCCGCGCTCGCGCCGCTGGTCGCCGCGACCCCCGGCATCCGCGTGCCGGGCGCCGTCGACCCGCACGAGCTCGTGGTCCGCGCGATCGTCGGCCAGCAGATCTCCGTGGCCGCGGCGCGCACGCACCTGGGACGCCTCGCGGCCCGGCTCGGAACGCCGTACCGATCCGGGTTCGACGGGTTGACGACACTCTTCCCCACACCCGCCGCGATCGCGGCAGACGTGCCCGTCCCCGTGCCCGGCAGCGACCAGGCCGCCGACCCCGCGCGCCCGCTGCGACTGCCCGCGCGCGGCGTGGCCGCCGTCGTCGGCGCGGCCACGGCGCTGGCCGACGGGAGCCTCACGGTCGACGTCGGCGCCGACGCCGACGAGTTGCGCAGCGCGCTCGTCGCCCTCCCCGGCGTCGGGCCGTGGACCGCCGCCTACGTCGCCATGCGTGTGTTGGGCGACCCGGACGCGTGGCTTGAGGGCGACGTCGCGCTGCTCGCCGGGGCGAGCGCGCTCGGCCTCGCGCCGCCGCCCGACCTGCCGGCGGGGCGCCGCCATCGCGACCTGGCCGCCCGCGCCGCCGCCTGGGCGCCGTGGCGCTCGTACGCGGCGATGCGCCTGTGGCAGGCCGCGGCGCCCTGA
- a CDS encoding methylated-DNA--[protein]-cysteine S-methyltransferase translates to MPAARSATLATPDGPFTVVVDGDAVIASGWTDDVAALVALVHPSLRPVAVTPDAPPASAPPQVSGSGLAAPALTDAVLCEAVAAVEGYYAGRLDAPSAVPVRQRSGEFRQHAWDVLRGVRPGEVVTYTQYALRSGRPAAVRAAAGACAMNAAALFVPCHRVLRTDGTLGGFRYGLSVKESLLAREGSR, encoded by the coding sequence ATGCCTGCCGCACGCTCCGCCACCCTCGCCACCCCCGACGGCCCCTTCACCGTGGTCGTCGACGGTGACGCGGTGATCGCGTCCGGGTGGACCGACGACGTCGCCGCGCTGGTCGCGCTCGTGCACCCGTCGCTCCGGCCGGTCGCGGTCACGCCCGACGCTCCCCCAGCGAGCGCACCACCCCAGGTCTCGGGGTCCGGTCTCGCGGCCCCCGCCCTCACTGACGCCGTGCTGTGCGAGGCGGTCGCCGCGGTCGAGGGGTACTACGCCGGGCGCCTCGACGCGCCCAGCGCCGTGCCGGTGCGCCAGCGGTCGGGCGAGTTCCGCCAGCACGCGTGGGACGTGTTGCGCGGTGTGCGGCCGGGTGAGGTCGTGACCTACACCCAGTACGCGCTGCGGTCCGGGCGGCCCGCGGCGGTGCGCGCGGCGGCTGGCGCCTGCGCGATGAACGCGGCCGCGCTGTTCGTGCCGTGCCACCGCGTGCTGCGCACGGACGGAACCCTGGGCGGGTTTCGCTACGGCTTGTCGGTCAAGGAGTCATTGCTCGCGCGCGAGGGCTCGCGGTAG